The sequence tgcagattggctgacagccatggtatatcagactgtataccacgggtatgacaaaacatgtatttttactgctctaattacgttggttaCCGGtttataatagaaataaggcaacagggggggtttgtggtatatggccaatataccactactaagggctgtatccgggcactccgcattgcgtcgtGCTTAAAGGAACagaccttagccgtggtatattgtccatataccacaccccctcaggccttattgcttaaatataccactttGTTTGtgcaataataacaataaaatgcTAATATTATGAATGGATTAATGATACTTTCCCAAAATCAGCAGCACTCTTTATTCCTTTAGCACGTTCCTTTTATTAAAGCAACAAGTTACGGTTAATCAAGATGACCTTTGAAATAAATACGTTAAACCTATTACaggtatatatatattaaacattTTGAGCAACTACAGCTGAAGTCAGTTGGCTTATGGAAGTTCCGAATATAACCTAGAATTGAACAGATCACTCACTGCTTGGTGTGGTACTActgtctatgtactgtacattCGTATCACAATCTCTGGATGTAAAAACAGAGCTTTATCATACACCTTAAAAACGACTTCAAACTCATTTCTGATTCCAGAATCCAGACACAGCTCAGTGGTCAAATGGCTATTGGCTACTGCCGGTGACTTCAAACATTCTGTCCAGTCCTACGGACAACTTGATTGGATCATATTGACCGATAAGAGCAGAGGTGCCCACAGAAAGAAAAGCTATACATCTGAAAGGCAAACACCAATACTCTGCCTCTAATTTGCTGGATAAATAATTTCCACAGATCTGTAAAGGCAGGCAAGACGGGACGGACAACACACCTGTCAAGGATGGAAAGGAACTCGGGAGAACCCTATACAGTCTATGGAAGAACCTGACAGTAGCTTGGTGGCTAAGCAGTGGAGTGATCCTCAGCACAGagtagacaaacagacagacatagtTCAGTCATCCCTTGCTTACACAGCCAAGGGAAGAGAAGAGACATGATTAaggcgactgactgactgaacacTGTCTGTGTCTAGCCTTGGGATAAGTCATATCATAGCTGCTCTGTGAAACGGTTCCCACTAGATGGGCAGGCTGCAGAAAAACAaaatgagctttttggtctaaattgaaggttaggcataaggtcaGCACtgaggttaggtttaaggttaggtttaaaaccAGATTTTAAAAAGAGAACTTGTAGAAATAGGCTAGGGCTTATGACTTTGCAACTTGGCCAGATAGTGACGACCCTGTGAGACAGAGGGGGTTTTCAAGGTTGCCCACATGTTGCATAGATCATCAGATCATGAAGTAATTGATGGGGTTCCCGCTATGTTAAACACTACGCCCACATTTGTAGAGATCTACGTTGAATCCGATCTGTATCAGCTTGTCTGCAATGTAAGCAACCTGGAACGCCACCAGGCTGTATGCAGCCAGGTACCAAGACAATCTATCACAATGGACCAAGTAAAACAACTCACTtgacatacagtactgtatatcatGACAGAGCAATCGAGTCCATCTCATAGAGCAGTGGTATGTATAGTAGATATCTCCCCACTGCATATTGGTTGTATTAGGTTTGAGTGGTAACCAGATTTTCATACCGTCTTATCGTTTATGTACCATACCGGGGCATACAGTATTACCGGAAGTGCTCACAAGGGGCACTATACATATTATTTTTCAGTGCACCTTGTGGGGATTTTTTGATGCACAAAACAATttaggcaacagggatcttgatccagtTGGGAGTTGAATGTCTCTGTTATatccaagaagcttgatcttgacatcttgccacttagctagcaagttaggaaactaaatgcatagctggagccctgagctggatatcATTTATTTGACACATTTTAGATTTCTTATAGCTATACTTAACTTATAGTTATCAGCAGTGGCGTAGCACGCACCCCCCAACCCTCCCCccaaataaaaacaaaatgtttgttGTTTTTGAAACGATATTAAAAATTATACCGTCGGTATTTCGCCAAGCCTAGGTTGTATAATGTAAATACTCCAGGCAAGTCTTTTCCTCTTTACATACTGTACTATGCATGTGTCACATCATGATAATAAGCCAATCAAACAGAtgctaaataaatacattagatcCCTTTTTAGGAGTATCCTTTTTCAGGTGTATTACCCAATCAGTCAGTGCAGTGCTCCTAGGATTATGAGCGTTAGGAGAGCTAGAAAAGCAGATCAATGCTGTGGACCAGGTGGGACGATAAGAGTGAAGAGTGATGGAGATTGTGAGGAGAAATGGAAAAGGAAACAAATGAAATATTCCAACCAAAATACATACGGTACTATCCAACAAGAAGAAGAATTCCCTTTCAGACATTCACAATGCATTATGGGAAGTGGTATGCTGCTTACTTTACTGATTGGTTGATTGTTTGGTTTTTCTCTTTTCTTGGTAGGCAGCGCATGCAAGGAGTAATAGTGCTGAAAGCAGTAGTTCGTTATATCACAGTATCTTACAAGCAGAGGGGTGGGGAGAGGTAGCCTGTGTATCAGTCGGTTTCTGCTATCATTCCACTCCTTACTACTCCTTTTCATTCCAATGTTGGGCAATAACACGgagtacaaggagtggaatgtcaGAACAAGACCGGTTCTGGATTTCAGGCtagaagggagggggggggggggggggggggggtttagtaGGTATAAGAAAGGTCAGGTGAGGGCGGTTTTAAATGATAGTGTTCATTGAAAATGTGGTTGGTTCTCAAACAATACATTAACTCTGAGGTAATAGTGcacacaacatacagtatgtctttACAAAAGAAACAAAACATTCTCTTGCAAcatgtttctttttttatccttTGGGAAGTTTGAAACACTGATTTGGTATATGATACATGATATTTATATGGCATAAATAGCATGACATTTTTTGACATAAATATTGGACCTGTCATACAATTTCGACAAACAGGATATCGAAGTTTAAGTTTAAAACATTCCCTTCCTTTAATATCTTAAATAAAAATGTTCTTTCTTAAAACATTGTctgaataaataaaataaaaacattcacTTTGCTTCCTTTTTCTTGTAGTGACTAATGTAATGTTACACTCACATGAAGAGGACTGTCTTTGCAGCTGGCACAATTTTTGCAGGGGGTCATTTTGTAAAAATGAGAATCATAGCCTACTTTGTAGTGAAACCAGGAGCTGCCCAAAGTGCCAAGGCAAGGCACACATTAAGACAAGTATTTATTATACAGTAATAATCATTATAACTTAGTGTTGCCTTGTATTCACTACTACTGTTATAAATAGTACCATAATTTATCAGCAGGCTGCGTCCCAATTCTCCCCAAGTGTGCAGTTCCCTCCCATCCATGCATTTAAAATCGCTGGATTGGTGTAAGCATGGGCAAGGCTAGGGAGGGTTGCCATCATATTTCTTAACCCATTACTTTTACGTCCAGGGCAGAAGGGTAAAGAATTGGAACGCAAAGTCAGACTCCTTCCTCAAGAGGAGCATACAAAGGGAATCAAGGCCCAGTTACTAGTATTCAATCACACATTTACTTTGACATTTAAGTTCccccaatcaatcaatcaatcaacacaGTAGGCACAAGTAGGTGTGTGAgctcacacacactatacgattgTATTAAAGGAAGGATCACTCAAAATGatcacttctctcattgatcgATCGATTGCTTTAGATGCCTTCGAAATAAAGAACCCTCGCTATACAGTACATCTGAAGTCAAAgacggagagagagtgtgtaactGGTGTGACAGGCGCGTCAAAATAGAAATAAATAAGATCTGTAGATAGTGTACATTTCTCTCGAGAGCTTCATGGCCATACATGTAGGCCTGCTATGCACTGCGCTCCCTAGGTCAGTACAGAGGAAACACAATAGAACAAGCCAATATAATGGTTAGTGATTAATACATGAGTGCTCATCCACTGAATTTCCACCATTAGCGTCCTAGGGTAATCTGAACGGAGTGTGTTCACTTTCACTGAGGAGATGAGGGAAGTAAGTACCCCTACATTTTCCACACAGCATGACGCATCTGGATACTTTTTTTGCATGAAGTATGAACGCTTAAAGTGGGCTTATAAATGAGTGATTAAACAATGACAAAATGGAAGGAATGAGAGGAGAAAGAGTGAAGGATTTACAAGTGAAAGAGATAGAGGACAGCGGGGTGTGGGGAGAAACTGAacggggaggagagggggggggggggcattaagTTCAGTATTCTCTGACAGAGGCCTCAGGTCCTCATCGATCCCGAGCATGATCGTCTGGTCTGTATGAACATCCCACCCTCTGCTGTGGCAACAACACTGACCCCCATGGCCTACTCACAAAGCATCTCAGgacaggagtgctgatctaggatcagtttagtgatttattattatttacgTACTtcatgaataagattacatggacagaggGGACCTGCTCCTACCCTGAGACACTTTAATAAATAGGCCCAGAGCTTCCTATGGGCCAGGCTTGGACCAGAGCTTGAGCAGTGGGCCACTATCTGCTGCTCAGCTTGCTGGagcacttcctctctctctcctcgcggCTGCAGACTTTCCCCCTGGGGGCGTGCTGGTGGAAGGGGCCGGCGCGGGCCTGGCGACCGCAGCAAGTCTcctggtggtgagggtaggagcgccggggaggagggggggaccCGGAGAAGCTAGGAGGGGATCGGGACCGACCGAAAcaaacccctcctcctctctctcccccgcggTGTTCGTGgcgggagggggaggaggagacagagcgctgtagagaggaggagctgCGTGGAGATGCGCTGGAGCTCCGGTGGTGGTGGGGGGAGCTGGTCAGGCTACACACGCCCATCCGGGAGCCTCCGTGCTGGGCTGAGGAGCGGCCGTGGTGGGGGGAGCCGCGGACAGAACCACCACCATGACCATGGTGCATGAGCTGGGCCAAGCAGGTCAGGAGGTCTGAGTCGCTGGTGCTGCCCGCTCGAATTCGGTAACGCCTCAGCCTTGGGTGgaggatggaatatggagaatgGGTTTGGAACTTTAGATATACATTGTAAATTGAGATCATTAAGGCAAAATGAGAGTAATTCAGCTGAATGATAGTAGCCtcatcccagatctgtttgtgtccAAACAGtagcatgacaatgaccataggagttggccaggcagcacaaacagatctgggaccaggctactatgACAGATGGCATAGACAGGTAATAAAAACTAATAATGAAGAGTTATATTACCTGCCCTCCACTGCAGGGCGACTGGGTGGCTTGCCCGGGGGTGGGCGTGGTAGGTACTGTGCAGCTCGCTCCTGCTCTGGGGCCGGGTTAGGAAGGTTAACGGGGCGAGGGATCCTGCTCTTACGGGACAGGGggctggaggaggaggacagtGAGGGGGCATCATCCCCCTGGCGGTCGGAGCGTGACCCCAGGAATGACTCATCGGCCGTCTCAGAGCGGTCCGAGGCAGAGGACAGCTGTTCCCCGCGGGGGAGTGAGGCCATGATGGAGCCGCGGTGGGAGGGAGAGGCTGTGGGAGAGGGGGCTGGGTGGTGGCCTCCTCCCTGGTGGTGGTGGGCTTTCTTCTGAAGCAGCTTCTCCATGGCAGAGCCAGGAGTGGGGAGGAGGTCCAGCAGGCTGGAGGGTTCCAGGACAGGGATACGGCTCAGCCTGCGGGAGGGGTCCCTACGGGGGGCGGACGGCAGGGAGGAGGGGGTTAAAGCTGGGGCTGGGTCACTGGTCTCCACCCCATCTCCCCTGTCTGGCCGGGGCTGGTCACTCTCATGGTCCTTCAGCTCTGGGAAGGCTCCACTGCTGCCATCCCCCTGGCCGTAagctgggggagagagatggcCGTTGACTAGCCCTAACACTGGGCTGTGGGGGGAGCGTGGAGAATTAGAACGGGGAGAATTAGGAGAAACGGGAGAGCGAGGGGAGTGAGGAGAAGACATTCGGCTTGGCACAGGACTGTGGGCTTTGGTGTGGGTGTCTCCTCCGTTGACCAGGGTATCTGCCAGGAGGTCATCCAGAGTGGTGGGACTGCCGGGCAGGCTGCCAGGCTGGGTAAAGGTGTGGTTAGGGGTGGGCAGGTGCTCCTGGCCCTGGGAGGAGTGGATATCAGCGGTAGCAGTAGTATCCTGCGGCTGCTTGGCCTCAGCTGCTGCTTCACCTCGTCTCTCCATCAGGAGGCAATGTGGAGCACTGTCTGAGCCTGATTGGGAACGCTGAGCTGTCAACTACAGTGAGAGATCACGTGAAAAGATTGAATTAAGATCAAGGCAATGTCAGTTAAGCTGTTAGTCAGTATCAAACCAGCAACAagacagacctgggtcaaatagtatagataatgtattttatttagcttggagttttgggactattccattctACCTGGAAAGCTAAACTAAGTACCCCTCAATTACTTGACAcatgtatttgacccaggtctgcaacaagaacaaaaccagttACACAACCATGCATGGGACTAcaaaagagagagggggtcagGGTCAGTAAAAGAAAGAGAGGGTCAGGTTGAGATTTTAGAAAAGAGAGAGCGaacaggagaagaggaaaggacaAAAGACAGAGACAATCACCAAAACAAAAGTTACTGTCACGTAACCTGTTGTCATGGCTCCACActctaaacacacacatactccaaTCAGAAAGCTCCCTgagcagggttgggctcaattctagttcaattcaggaagtaaactgataTTCCAATTCTCAACGTCGCTTTTCAATAAAGAAAAGTGGAATTGCAATTTCAGTTTACActctgaattgactgaattgaaaaggAATTGAAATAGAATAGACCGAATTCCTTCCCCTGACACGAGGACACATTGATCTGAGCGTGCTCAGTCTGCATCACAATCATCTGCTGTTCCCTGGAGAGAGCAGCCTGCCTGatgacaacacaacaacatgacaacacaacagccAAACAAACGCACTAGCAGCAAAAGGAAACAAAAAAGAAGCAAATGGAACAACCAAACAAAACTTTAAAAAGGGACGGTAAGTAACTAATAGCTGAGGGAGGAAGGTAGGCGGTGTGTTATGGTTAAGATAGATACGACTGATTGGTTAGCGGCCTCGGGGCAGAGTGGGCGGCTTGGTCATCACCTGCTGAAGTTGGGCACGTGTGATGCGTATAACGGAAGGGAACTTGCTGTTGGCGGCACCCGCCGGGATCGCGGGCAGTTTCCTGCGCCCGGTGGGCGATTGGTTACGGGCGGAACCGGGGTGAGGTGTTGGAGGTAGGGAGGCGaggcaggaggaacaggaggtgGGACGGAGGAGGtgctgttggtggtggtggttggcTGAATAGCTGTGCCTCATTCCAGGAGGGTCCCTTTGGTGCAGGGGGTCCGACAGGGTggtgaggagggtctgggtgtgCGGGCTGGGGGAACGCAGGAGCAGAGGACTGGACGTCCTGGCCAAAACCTCCTCAGGCAGGGacggaggagaggtggggagcTAAGAgtaagggaggagggagagggaaggaggggggaaagggaaggagggagggacagaggaagggagggagagggggatgggagaggaggaggagagggagtgtGACGTGAGAGGTGATGAGAGGGAGGGTGAAAAGAGAGGGAAGGtggtgaaagaggagagatggtTTGAACAGGTAGAGTGCGGGGAGAGAAATGGGAAGAGGTGAAGGTGGagtggggagagaagagagtgggGGAAATGGGCGGATTGGcatgggggtgggggtggaggtgaGAAAGGAGGAGTATAGCATATATTTAAAACTTTGAGGGAGCGGGCGGCGAGGTGGGAGGCATCCTGAGATCTAAAACGTCTCCTTAGAGGAATCCCATGAGTCAGTGTACAATCTATTTCTTCATATAGCACCGTGTGTGAAAGGGTCAACCCAGGACAAGAATTCAAGCGTAGAAAAATCAACATAGCAAATGAAAGTTGTAAATAAAGAGCAAATAATGATATCAAATGCAAATCAAAGTGCCCTTTCAAGCAACAGCCACTCTCAAACAAAACCATTGTCTGAGGAGTATCTGTAGCTTTACCAAGCTCACACAAGAAAAGAAACAAGCTCACATGACATTAGTGATCACAATCACATTTCACTTCAATCCACAGCAAGATGATACTGTTGACCCAGATGAATGAAGTATCCTACCGTGTCTAGTTCTGTGCAAGGTGTATTACACTTTCAGTGAACATTGCATGATATGTCTTTACCTGTGTGAGGTATGTAATAGTGATGTGAGTTACAGTGAGGTATTTAATAGGGAAGTGTATTACAGTTAAGCATGTAATATAATAGTTAAGTGTGTTACAGTGAGGTATGTAATATAATAGTGAAGTGTATTACAGTGAGGTACGTAATAGTGACATGTGTTACAGTGAGGTATGTAATAGTGATGTGTGTTACAGTGAGGTATGTAGCGTAATATAATAGAAGTGTGTTACAGTGAGGTGCGTAATATAATAGTGAAGTGTGTTAGTGAGGTATGTAATATAATAGTGAAGTGTATTACAGTGAGGTATGTAATATAATAGTGAAGTGTGTTACAGCGAGGTATGTAATAGTGATGTGTGTTACAGTAAGGTATGTAATATAATAGTGAAGTGTGTTACAGGGAGGTacgtaatataatataatagggaAGTGGTATTACAGTGAGGTATGTAATATAATAGTGAAGTGTGTTACAGGGAGGTATGTAATATAATAGTGAAGTGGTATTACAGTGAGTTATGTAATATAATACCATAGTGAAGTGGTATTACAGTGAGGTATGTAATATAATAGTGAAGTGTGTTACAGTGAGGAATGTAATATCATAGTGATGTGTGTTACAGTGAGGTATGTAATATAATAGTGAAGTGTGTTACAGCGAGATGTAATAGTGATGTGTGTTACAGTGAAGTATGTAATATAATAGTGAAGTGTATTACAGTGAGGTACGTAATAGTGACATGTGTTACAGTGAGGTATGTAATAGTGATGTGTGTTACAGTGAGGTATGTAGCGTAATATAATAGTGAAGTGTGTTAGTGAGGTATGTAATATAATAGTGAAGTGTATTACAGTGAGGTATGTAATATAATAGTGAAGTGTGTTACAGCGAGGTATGTAATAGTGATGTGTGTTACAGTAAGGTATGTAATATAATAGTGAAGTGTGTTACAGGGAGGTacgtaatataatataatagggaAGTGGTATTACAGTGAGGTATGTAATATAATAGTGAAGTGTGTTACAGGGAGGTATGTAATATAATAGTGAAGTGGTATTACAGTGAggtatgtaatataatataatagtgaAGTGGTATTACAGTGAGGTATGTAATATAATAGTGAAGTGTGTTACAGGGAGGTATGTAATATAATAGTGAAGTGGTATTACAGTGAggtatgtaatataatataatagtgaAGTGGTATTACAGTGAGGTATGTAATATAATAGTGAAGTGTGTTACAGTGAGGAATGTAATATCATAGTGAAATGTGTTACAGTGAGGTATGTAATATAATAGTGAAGTGTGTTACAGCGAGATGTAATAGTGATGTGTGTTACAGTGAAGTATGTAATATAATAGTGAAGTGTGTTACAGTGAGGTATGTAATATAAAGGTGAAGTTTGTTACAGTGAAGTATATAATAGTGAAGTGTGTTACAGTGAGGTATGTAATATAATAGTGAAGTGTGTTACAGTGAGGTATGTAATATAATAGTGAAGTGTGTTACAGTGAACTGTGCAATACTAGTCCATGAGGTCTGTCATGatgttggcctgtgggtaaggtttatggccccccccccccataaatacctttctcccttccctctctcttgactctacagagggactctttgttaaacatagagagtctgggaacatcaaacaagtggagggaaaggaaccatatttcggtaatagaaccagttgaaaatatgcgttggtacttaatgaatatgatgtcagttcggttgtcatctgagacattatgactgatgacagggcGACCTAAACTGTATccgggaaagtctacacattatagttatcagattcgcatggaattgttgtgcaattcaaatgtttaaatataaaattatttgtgaaaagatgaaatgtaactttagcttccaaatgagagatttgggttttcataaggttagggctctgctcaatcagtggcccgccccgtGAAGAGACATGgtttataaactatgaaacacacccttctccctccactatataagcccttgacgaaaatgtaacctcctgctccgggtacattaggatgacggtccgatgtcagaaggattcagataataactacagaacgaagccaacctcagcgtgagctttggttgcgaatggtatgaactttgaactcttattcgctacagaagtgatacctcctagccgttgagttagcaacggCCGCTGTAAACGAGGGCTAGAAGAGAAGAGACAGAGTATCccatctaccacacaacgacgacactacaacgtaatccgttcaccaccagagacactcttcaaaggacaaaggactctgttgggcaacacggccttccatctaccaccaacctattgaagcgcagctcagagtaaatatttattgcattttacttttccaaatgggcggtaatttagaatgcataagattctgtatttacgatacagtagctgcctacggcccgatagagacatcgcttctccctttgttcttcagtcttcccgctctttcactcaaacccaacccccttttctttgtgtaaccagctgtcatatctgttccgtccgctagggacattttcctttatgacatcatttgtaatcaaggtatgattcattctgtgtatatgtaattctgtgtgattagttaggtatttagtaaataaataattaaacccaattttgtattgctgattcaacttgttagccagggttcgtgaaggtaaccaagaatttacaactttcagatgagactgaaataaggtgacgataaatattgactgctattgatgtaaaatattactaggtctttaagagtttattcggaagataactgctctataaatattattttgtggtgccccgactttctagttaattacatttacatgattagctcaatcaggtaatattaattacagagaaaggattttatagaatagcatgtcatatcacttaatccggcatagccaaagacacgacaggtcCTTACCTGTGTGAGTACTCCCTCAGCCAGGCCCTCAGCAGGGCTAGTCGGGGTGATGGGGGGCAGGCTTCCCGGGTGTCCCACACTCAGCTCCAGCCTGTCCACTCTAGGGGGTCCTCTCCTGGACCCTGGTGACCCCTGGAGGTTCCCATTCCTGTCCCCATGGACCTGACCAGGACTTGGGCTCCCACTTGACCCCTCCCCTGCCCCCAGGGGTACCTCCAGCACCTCCaggtcctcttcttcctcctcagaGGGGCTGGTCGTAGCCTTCGCCCCAGTTCGTGTCCCTGGGGACTCGCTGGGCCTCTCCACCATCACCCAATCCCTGGAGTCCACCTCCCCCCTGCCGGAGCTCAGGTTGAGGGCCACGAAGCCTCCGCTGCTGGGTGCCCCCTCGCCTTGCTCCAGGGAGCCAGGGGAGTGAGGGGAGACAGGTTTGGGCGAGCTCCCGTTGGTGCCACCACCAGATATGAACTCCTCGTCGTAGTGCCAGACTCGGTCAGAGCCACCAGCTCGACCTAGCGCTGTGGCACCAACAGCGGGTACAGACAGACCCTGGCCCACCTCAGACCCCTTCTCCTGCTGCTGCCCACAACCCTGCTGCTTCactgagctggagagagagagagagagaaagacagccagACAGAAAGACATTAACATGTTAGTCATTTGGCAGGTGTTCTTATGCAGAGCGACTTAAAGTCAAGGGCATTCAGAAAAGACAGGACAGgagtagggctgttgcggtgaccgtattacctccaCACCTGCAGTcgtgaccgcagtcaaattccacgtaaccgtttgagtcacggtaatctcctaCGCGCTTTGACATGAATGGCACTGATgcgttggtagtacccaactctcTAACGATCATCAGGtcactaatggtctggtactcaggtctctattgttcctctaaccactctgacatcaatgcaaatacatttgaaaatcacaaacacggcctcccgagtggcgcagtggtctaaggcactgcatcgcagtgctagctgtgccactagagattctgggttcgagtccaggctctgtcgcagccggctgcgaccgggagaaccatggggcggcgcacaattggcccagtgtcatccgggttaggggagggtttggccggcagggatgtccttgtcccatcgcgacACATTGGCGCGGCTggtttccgggttaagtgggcattgtgtcaagaaacagtgcagcttggttgggtcgtgtttcggaggacgcacagttcttgaccttcgcctctcccgagtccgtatgggagttgcagcaatgagacaagactgtaactaccaattggatacgcAACGAAATGGACTCTTACTAAAGTGGTGATTCATTCTAAGCATTTAAGAAGTTGCATGTAGAACACCCATTGCATTTTAGAGTTTATACATAAGCATAGGTCTATACGGCCtcaatccccccccaaaaagcctgaattaaaataacaatagcctAATACACAAAATTCAACAAAACTCTAGTAATcacctttgagtgtggactgtgttattatgcatactggatggcCTTATGCTCCGCTCCAAACGTTctgtccatgagtctgggagagaacgtataggccAAGTCGATGATGTTGGTTCACGGATTGCGCAGGGCGGCTTACAGAGTAGTTTGtctacaattatagtgaatttgttCATTCCTTTCTGGAgcgtgtagagagagaggggctgtcaacagcttaataaaatatatttagttgGGAAAACATGTTTCTGTCGATGTTTCCCAAAATTAAGCACTAGGTAGCTGCAGGAACTGGGTtagagagcccatggcatacagagtttagGTAGAATATCACCTGTCGCGCAGCGAGAGGCTGCTCCTCATGCAGTGTTGCGTGAAGTGAAATAAGTGTTCTTATGAGCCCAGACATTTCTATATGCAATCCCGTGTGAAAGCAGAGTTTTGATGGTTGCcgctaaaaagaggaggatcccagctTTCTAGTACTAATACATTTATTTCTCAGCTAAGTCCCATTCCTGATTGCAAGTAATAGCGTAGAAGCATAGCGATACAGGTGGTTAGTAAGGGTACTGACCATGCCTCCAGGAAGCGTTCAGGGCTGGGCTTGGCCTCTAGGGTCAACCTCCTGTCCAGCTCAAAGCTGTGGATGTTACGAAGCTTCCTGAGCAGAGGACCACCACCGTCCTGCCCTGAGGCCCCCACCATCTCAGAGTGTACCCGGAGAGGAGAGCCCAGACTGGGGTTGGCGTGTGGGCTCTGGAGACCCCCCTGGTTGTTGCTGTGCTCCTCCTCTGTGGCTGCCTGGTG is a genomic window of Salvelinus namaycush isolate Seneca chromosome 15, SaNama_1.0, whole genome shotgun sequence containing:
- the LOC120060060 gene encoding tau-tubulin kinase 2-like, with translation MSATATEQADILTVLVLVKERWKVAKKIGGGGFGEIYEALDLLTRVSVALKVESALQPKQVLKMEVAVLKKLQGKDHVCRFVGCGRNDRFNYVVMELQGRNLADLRRSMTRGTFTISTTLRLGRQILEAIESIHSVGFLHRDIKPSNFAMGRFPSTCRTCYMLDFGLARQFTNSCQEVRPPRPVAGFRGTVRYASVNAHKNKEMGRHDDLWSLFYMLVEFMVGQLPWRKIKDKEHVGKLKDTYDHRLMLKHLPAEFTVFLDHISNLDYFTKPDYQLLMSVFDNSMKTYNVVENDPYDWERTGSDGTLTINATATTPQHHTRLTPAHMGMANASLVPGDLARENTDDVLQDEQLSDNGENNPPPERLPGSPSMPRANQEADVWEMLDRDRNRIRTAVWKAATEEEHSNNQGGLQSPHANPSLGSPLRVHSEMVGASGQDGGGPLLRKLRNIHSFELDRRLTLEAKPSPERFLEGCGQQQEKGSEVGQGLSVPAVGATALGRAGGSDRVWHYDEEFISGGGTNGSSPKPVSPHSPGSLEQGEGAPSSGGFVALNLSSGRGEVDSRDWVMVERPSESPGTRTGAKATTSPSEEEEEDLEVLEVPLGAGEGSSGSPSPGQVHGDRNGNLQGSPGSRRGPPRVDRLELSVGHPGSLPPITPTSPAEGLAEGVLTQLPTSPPSLPEEVLARTSSPLLLRSPSPHTQTLLTTLSDPLHQRDPPGMRHSYSANHHHQQHLLRPTSCSSCLASLPPTPHPGSARNQSPTGRRKLPAIPAGAANSKFPSVIRITRAQLQQLTAQRSQSGSDSAPHCLLMERRGEAAAEAKQPQDTTATADIHSSQGQEHLPTPNHTFTQPGSLPGSPTTLDDLLADTLVNGGDTHTKAHSPVPSRMSSPHSPRSPVSPNSPRSNSPRSPHSPVLGLVNGHLSPPAYGQGDGSSGAFPELKDHESDQPRPDRGDGVETSDPAPALTPSSLPSAPRRDPSRRLSRIPVLEPSSLLDLLPTPGSAMEKLLQKKAHHHQGGGHHPAPSPTASPSHRGSIMASLPRGEQLSSASDRSETADESFLGSRSDRQGDDAPSLSSSSSPLSRKSRIPRPVNLPNPAPEQERAAQYLPRPPPGKPPSRPAVEGRLRRYRIRAGSTSDSDLLTCLAQLMHHGHGGGSVRGSPHHGRSSAQHGGSRMGVCSLTSSPHHHRSSSASPRSSSSLQRSVSSSPSRHEHRGGERGGGVCFGRSRSPPSFSGSPPPPRRSYPHHQETCCGRQARAGPFHQHAPRGKVCSREERERKCSSKLSSR